One segment of Candidatus Nanopelagicales bacterium DNA contains the following:
- the coxB gene encoding cytochrome c oxidase subunit II translates to MSIETPVDQPESPTNRPDSTHRMKEWFSRDYVRKIIAIFIVLTIIIIPIAWLVIHFLELSGGPASSIMEELETTIFVFTLVSAPLMAITAAVLVYSLFGWGSIKSEEPPMQENPAIRTNAVAVIGWTVATSLLAAFLVIWGLVELATITADSYGSTPSSQQPNATKPIDVNVTGQQWVWTFEYPDQQKIQSNVLVVPINTPIYFNVTSKDVIHSFWVVEMGVKIDANPGAVTNTGFTANKLGTFNIRCAELCGLHHAYMETNVQVVTQDQFDSWVREQGGKRTV, encoded by the coding sequence ATGTCTATTGAAACCCCAGTCGATCAGCCAGAATCACCGACGAATCGCCCTGATTCCACGCACCGGATGAAGGAATGGTTCTCGCGCGATTACGTTCGCAAAATCATTGCGATCTTCATCGTGCTCACGATCATCATCATTCCGATCGCATGGTTGGTCATCCACTTCCTGGAACTATCAGGCGGCCCGGCTTCCTCAATCATGGAAGAACTCGAGACCACGATCTTTGTGTTCACTCTTGTTTCCGCGCCGTTGATGGCAATCACCGCTGCTGTCTTGGTCTACAGCCTCTTTGGCTGGGGATCAATCAAGAGTGAAGAACCACCAATGCAGGAAAACCCAGCGATTCGCACCAATGCGGTTGCGGTCATCGGTTGGACTGTGGCAACAAGCTTGCTGGCTGCTTTCCTAGTGATTTGGGGCTTGGTTGAACTCGCCACAATTACTGCTGACTCGTATGGATCAACACCATCAAGTCAACAACCAAACGCCACTAAGCCAATCGACGTGAACGTGACAGGCCAGCAATGGGTATGGACATTCGAGTACCCAGATCAGCAAAAGATCCAAAGCAATGTACTCGTCGTTCCAATTAACACGCCGATCTACTTCAACGTCACATCTAAAGACGTAATCCACAGTTTCTGGGTTGTGGAAATGGGAGTCAAGATTGACGCAAACCCAGGCGCAGTGACCAACACAGGATTCACCGCCAACAAGCTCGGCACATTCAATATTCGTTGTGCCGAACTCTGCGGTCTCCATCACGCGTATATGGAAACCAATGTCCAGGTAGTTACTCAGGATCAGTTTGACTCGTGGGTCCGCGAGCAGGGTGGAAAGAGAACCGTATGA
- a CDS encoding cbb3-type cytochrome c oxidase subunit I, whose amino-acid sequence MSQTAVIHEQQAVPQPKQHGKPGGFLAQANIFTGLIGGVVTAGVTYFIGDKLVPWGTQNADFSQVGLNALVFCTFVAWVIGFMVGIGAFAGPIRWALGHDLTHDDAEYMAGKGQGRMKYWKYTTDHKVVGIQYLVMALVLFGFGGFFAMLIRTELGVTWREVFDPNFYNSLIGTHGIVMIIAMIIVVAGPLGNFIMPLMIGARDMAFPRLNALSFWLLFAAVPPLVLNLVLGGMRDGWTAYQPLGTQAPIGMIGYQVCIITFAFSTGIAGVNLITTIVTMRARGMTWARTPIFIIGTLAAAIMGLIWFPMFQYAQLLAASDKVIGTSFYIPQNGGSVWLYENLFWLLGHPEVYVIVVPATAGILELMVVFLRKPLFSYKMAVAGFAGVVGISAVVWVHHMYMTGFAPQAGYPFMLSTELISIPFGFLVLVMLGTMWRGKAWNRLPMMIVYAVIFDKIIGGITGVYLSDVPVDQYMHGSMFVVAHFHYMLMGAGLFGAMAVIVYWFPKMTGRMFDERIGKIGFWTAFLAFQVTFLSMFVAGLQGMPRRVLQFDNAFEISNWISTIGAYFIGIGMLIFLYAVITSWRNGKVAPSNPWGSKTLEWQTQTPVPLENFPVLPVVTSDPYGYGVPDPYLKVEEQLDKDDNETVGAR is encoded by the coding sequence ATGAGCCAGACTGCAGTAATTCACGAGCAACAGGCTGTTCCTCAGCCTAAGCAGCACGGAAAGCCTGGCGGCTTCCTTGCTCAGGCCAATATCTTCACCGGCCTCATCGGTGGCGTTGTCACCGCTGGCGTCACGTACTTCATTGGCGACAAGTTGGTGCCTTGGGGTACCCAAAATGCTGACTTCTCTCAAGTAGGCCTGAACGCACTGGTGTTTTGCACCTTCGTGGCCTGGGTCATCGGCTTTATGGTCGGCATTGGAGCCTTCGCTGGTCCGATTCGTTGGGCACTTGGTCACGACCTCACCCATGACGATGCTGAATACATGGCCGGCAAGGGCCAAGGACGCATGAAGTACTGGAAATACACCACTGACCACAAGGTCGTGGGTATTCAGTACCTCGTCATGGCCTTGGTGCTCTTTGGCTTTGGTGGCTTTTTCGCAATGTTGATCCGCACCGAGCTTGGTGTGACGTGGCGTGAAGTGTTCGACCCGAACTTCTACAACTCACTCATCGGTACACACGGCATCGTGATGATCATCGCAATGATCATCGTGGTGGCTGGCCCATTGGGTAACTTCATCATGCCGCTGATGATCGGTGCTCGCGATATGGCGTTCCCACGCCTGAACGCATTGAGTTTCTGGCTGTTGTTCGCTGCAGTGCCTCCCCTGGTTCTCAACTTGGTATTGGGCGGCATGCGCGACGGCTGGACGGCTTATCAGCCGCTTGGTACTCAGGCCCCTATCGGAATGATCGGCTACCAGGTCTGCATCATTACCTTCGCATTCTCGACAGGTATTGCAGGTGTCAACCTCATCACCACGATCGTGACCATGCGTGCACGTGGCATGACTTGGGCACGCACCCCGATCTTCATCATCGGCACCCTCGCTGCAGCGATCATGGGCTTGATCTGGTTCCCAATGTTCCAGTACGCACAGCTGCTCGCAGCAAGCGACAAGGTCATTGGTACCTCGTTCTACATTCCGCAAAACGGTGGCAGCGTGTGGCTGTACGAAAACCTCTTCTGGTTGCTTGGGCACCCTGAGGTGTATGTGATCGTGGTCCCAGCTACCGCCGGTATTTTGGAATTGATGGTGGTCTTCTTACGTAAGCCACTGTTTTCTTACAAGATGGCCGTTGCCGGCTTTGCTGGTGTGGTGGGCATTAGTGCGGTCGTGTGGGTGCACCACATGTACATGACGGGCTTTGCTCCACAAGCTGGCTACCCATTTATGTTGTCCACTGAACTGATCTCGATTCCATTCGGATTCTTGGTTCTCGTCATGCTCGGCACTATGTGGCGAGGTAAGGCATGGAACAGGCTTCCAATGATGATCGTCTACGCAGTGATTTTCGACAAGATCATTGGTGGCATCACCGGTGTGTACCTATCCGACGTTCCAGTGGATCAATACATGCACGGCAGCATGTTCGTGGTTGCTCACTTCCACTACATGTTGATGGGTGCTGGCCTCTTTGGAGCAATGGCGGTCATCGTCTATTGGTTCCCAAAGATGACAGGTCGCATGTTCGACGAGCGCATCGGCAAGATCGGCTTCTGGACTGCGTTCTTGGCCTTCCAGGTCACCTTCCTTTCGATGTTCGTTGCTGGCCTGCAAGGCATGCCACGCCGTGTGCTCCAGTTCGACAACGCCTTCGAGATCTCCAACTGGATCTCCACGATCGGCGCCTACTTCATCGGTATTGGCATGCTGATCTTCCTTTACGCAGTGATTACTTCATGGCGTAACGGCAAGGTTGCACCGTCCAATCCATGGGGTTCCAAGACTCTTGAATGGCAGACGCAAACTCCAGTGCCATTGGAGAACTTCCCTGTCCTTCCAGTAGTGACCAGCGACCCATATGGCTACGGCGTCCCTGACCCCTACCTCAAAGTCGAAGAACAGCTTGATAAAGACGACAACGAAACGGTGGGAGCCCGATGA
- a CDS encoding CopD family protein translates to MGILALLVFFWALSLFAVKLYPGLPTPPEFTLWGLPVLRYTRDITSMVTLGCIAIGAFLIIGRSPAVLRWATGWVTVWLATLIALTVFTLSDIEAISPLAALNPNTWWSFLSGTYIGRVFAFQLVAVTALWVLLAIANRRTARALVWSALILGLAACAAPALLGHGGFSSEHVAMTISLGIHIAAVSLWVGGLAVTVAALATDRSLLATLMPRFSMMALWCVVVLAETGLLNASLRVGSASSFVGSIYGSLILVKALLLGWLIWFGWQQRSKILPSLTQRSDARLAISAYAGIEFLLMAVAIAVSITLSRIGFEAATATAGLFTPIAILVLALAAPLLLAKTHNGPKLTTKTSFSRNFPELASVVLVVAVIEVCGIGITTSIFGIQFGVIVGSILLFAAGWFWSVSIDGPRRQTGVIMAMVGFPLAILVTNAIVDTSTDWRIIAVTIAATEVLLVAQLRARSTAQQDRDALEPTYV, encoded by the coding sequence TTGGGAATCCTTGCACTGCTGGTCTTCTTTTGGGCGCTGAGCCTCTTTGCGGTCAAGCTGTATCCAGGTCTACCGACGCCCCCTGAGTTCACGCTTTGGGGGCTTCCGGTTTTGCGGTACACCCGAGATATCACCTCGATGGTGACCTTGGGTTGCATCGCCATCGGAGCGTTCCTCATCATTGGCCGCTCCCCTGCTGTACTGCGCTGGGCTACTGGCTGGGTAACCGTTTGGTTGGCTACGTTGATTGCACTCACGGTGTTCACCCTCAGCGACATCGAAGCGATCTCGCCGTTGGCTGCACTTAATCCCAATACCTGGTGGAGTTTCCTCAGCGGCACCTACATCGGCCGAGTCTTTGCCTTTCAGCTGGTGGCAGTCACTGCACTGTGGGTACTCCTGGCCATCGCCAATCGCCGCACTGCAAGGGCGTTGGTGTGGTCAGCCCTGATCCTTGGACTCGCAGCGTGTGCCGCACCCGCATTGCTTGGTCACGGCGGGTTTTCCAGCGAGCACGTCGCAATGACGATCAGTCTGGGTATTCACATTGCAGCAGTCTCACTGTGGGTTGGTGGATTGGCCGTGACAGTGGCGGCACTCGCGACTGATCGATCATTGCTGGCAACCTTGATGCCCCGCTTCTCGATGATGGCCCTGTGGTGCGTGGTGGTTTTAGCCGAGACAGGACTATTGAACGCTTCTTTGCGGGTGGGTTCTGCCAGTTCTTTTGTTGGATCGATCTACGGGTCATTGATTCTGGTGAAGGCACTGCTCCTGGGCTGGCTCATTTGGTTTGGGTGGCAGCAACGCTCCAAGATCCTGCCTTCACTTACTCAACGGTCGGACGCTCGACTTGCAATTAGCGCGTATGCAGGAATTGAATTCCTTCTGATGGCTGTGGCGATCGCAGTATCTATCACCTTGTCTCGCATTGGATTTGAGGCAGCTACAGCAACTGCTGGGCTCTTCACGCCAATTGCAATCCTCGTGCTCGCATTAGCCGCTCCCCTGCTCCTGGCGAAGACACACAACGGACCCAAACTCACGACAAAAACATCATTCAGCCGCAATTTCCCAGAGCTTGCTTCCGTCGTGCTCGTCGTTGCTGTCATTGAAGTGTGTGGAATTGGCATCACTACCTCGATATTTGGCATTCAATTCGGAGTGATTGTTGGTTCCATCCTTCTCTTTGCTGCAGGTTGGTTTTGGTCAGTGTCAATCGATGGCCCTCGTCGTCAAACCGGAGTGATCATGGCCATGGTTGGGTTCCCGCTCGCTATCTTGGTGACAAATGCAATCGTGGATACCTCAACTGACTGGCGCATTATTGCCGTGACTATTGCAGCTACCGAGGTGCTACTCGTTGCGCAACTGCGTGCTCGAAGTACCGCTCAACAAGATCGCGATGCATTGGAGCCCACATATGTCTGA
- a CDS encoding amino acid ABC transporter ATP-binding protein has protein sequence MVKSEGVHKSFGSLQVLKGIDLEVQRGEVFCLVGPSGSGKSTFLRCINHLEKVDSGRLSVDGELVGYRQHGDKLYELKDRDASKKRREIGMVFQRFNLFPHMTVMQNIIEAPMRVRGESSEIARARAQVLLERVGLADKSNSYPRQLSGGQQQRVAIARALAMEPKLMLFDEPTSALDPELVGEVLDVMRQLAVDGMTMIVVTHEMGFAREVGDSLVFMDDGVVVEKGHPRDVLTNPQHERTKAFLSKVL, from the coding sequence ATGGTAAAAAGCGAAGGCGTCCACAAGAGTTTTGGTTCGCTCCAGGTACTCAAAGGTATCGACCTTGAAGTGCAACGTGGTGAGGTTTTCTGCCTGGTGGGCCCATCAGGCTCAGGCAAGTCAACCTTTTTGCGTTGTATCAATCACCTAGAGAAGGTTGACAGCGGTCGGCTATCTGTTGATGGTGAACTCGTGGGATACCGCCAACATGGCGACAAACTTTATGAGTTAAAAGATCGAGATGCATCCAAGAAGCGTCGCGAAATCGGCATGGTTTTTCAGCGCTTCAATCTCTTCCCGCACATGACCGTGATGCAAAACATTATCGAGGCGCCAATGCGGGTGCGCGGGGAATCTTCTGAGATTGCGCGGGCCCGTGCCCAAGTGCTCTTAGAGCGGGTAGGACTTGCCGATAAATCCAATTCCTATCCTCGCCAGCTTTCAGGTGGGCAACAGCAACGCGTTGCTATCGCTCGTGCGCTAGCGATGGAGCCTAAGTTGATGTTGTTTGATGAGCCCACCTCCGCACTGGACCCAGAACTGGTGGGTGAAGTGCTCGATGTGATGCGTCAACTTGCTGTAGATGGCATGACCATGATTGTGGTGACCCATGAGATGGGATTCGCCCGTGAAGTAGGCGACAGTTTGGTGTTCATGGACGACGGTGTTGTCGTTGAAAAGGGGCATCCACGCGATGTACTCACAAATCCGCAGCACGAACGTACAAAAGCCTTCTTGTCCAAGGTTCTCTAA
- a CDS encoding amino acid ABC transporter permease produces the protein MTEHVRPEPIKAIPVRHPGRWIATAVILLFVAMFINMALTNPAFEWNVIGQYLFNNKILEGVWATIWITIVAMFAGIALGVVLSVMRLSPNPVLSNVAYGYIWFFRGTPVLVQLIFWFNLAVLVPNISIGIPFGPTFVSWDTNSVITPFIAALLGLGLNEAAYMAEISRAGIQSVDEGQVEAASALGMSRTQTMRRIVLPQAMRVIIPPTGNEVISMLKTTSLVSVVAMPELLYNTQQIYARTYQTIPLLILASIWYLFLTSLLTIGQYYIERHYGRGSSSGSSQSFMQSVRRNFFRFHQQPPTPPSSTLLDSNSGVR, from the coding sequence GTGACTGAACATGTGCGGCCTGAGCCGATCAAGGCGATCCCTGTTCGCCACCCTGGACGTTGGATTGCAACGGCAGTAATTTTGTTGTTTGTCGCCATGTTCATCAATATGGCTCTGACAAATCCCGCGTTCGAATGGAATGTGATTGGGCAGTACCTCTTTAATAACAAGATTCTTGAAGGTGTGTGGGCCACGATCTGGATCACCATCGTGGCAATGTTTGCTGGTATTGCTTTGGGTGTTGTGCTTTCCGTGATGCGGTTATCGCCTAACCCGGTTCTCTCGAACGTGGCTTACGGATACATCTGGTTCTTCCGCGGTACGCCAGTGCTCGTGCAATTAATTTTCTGGTTTAACTTGGCGGTCCTGGTTCCAAATATCTCTATAGGCATCCCCTTTGGACCAACCTTTGTTTCTTGGGACACCAACTCGGTCATCACACCCTTCATCGCAGCGCTTCTAGGCTTGGGGCTTAACGAAGCCGCATATATGGCCGAAATTTCACGTGCCGGTATCCAATCTGTTGATGAGGGGCAGGTTGAAGCAGCTTCAGCACTTGGTATGAGTCGTACGCAAACAATGCGGCGCATCGTGTTGCCACAAGCGATGCGAGTAATCATTCCGCCCACCGGTAACGAAGTGATCAGTATGCTCAAGACCACGTCTTTGGTATCTGTGGTGGCGATGCCAGAACTGCTGTACAACACTCAGCAAATTTACGCACGCACGTACCAAACAATCCCACTGTTGATTTTGGCCAGTATTTGGTATCTGTTCTTGACATCCTTATTGACGATCGGTCAGTACTACATTGAACGTCATTACGGCAGGGGCTCATCGTCAGGCTCTTCGCAATCCTTTATGCAAAGTGTGCGGCGGAACTTTTTCAGGTTCCATCAGCAGCCACCAACGCCGCCGTCTTCAACTTTGCTCGACTCAAATAGTGGTGTGCGATGA
- a CDS encoding ABC transporter substrate-binding protein encodes MLALRKRHIGAAAVMAISLSLTLSACGGSESATPTESAVTADEAVVALVPADLAAKGVITFGTELGYPPFEMTEADGTTLTGFDIDLATAAAELMGLKVEFKNSSFDSIIPSVISKRYDAGISSFTVTGEREKQVDFATYMSSGDAGVVPVGNPKGLALDTTLCGTKVGVLKGSTQETDSAPQLNAECKKAGKPEIAFTVIAASDQMPIALQSGRVESLVTDSANAATISQNSNGKFEVPAGPLLNPVLLGALSAKGSGVAQALQAAFQKLIDNGTYQQFADKYNLSTSVITTSEVNPKV; translated from the coding sequence ATGCTCGCTCTGCGCAAGCGTCACATCGGCGCTGCTGCCGTTATGGCAATCTCACTTTCACTTACGTTGTCAGCTTGTGGCGGTAGCGAGAGTGCCACTCCTACCGAGTCAGCTGTCACAGCCGATGAAGCGGTAGTAGCACTTGTGCCGGCTGATTTAGCTGCGAAGGGTGTGATCACTTTCGGAACTGAACTTGGTTACCCACCGTTTGAAATGACTGAGGCTGATGGCACCACTCTCACTGGCTTTGACATCGATTTAGCGACGGCTGCAGCAGAATTGATGGGCTTGAAGGTTGAGTTCAAGAACTCGTCATTTGACTCGATCATCCCGTCGGTTATCAGCAAGCGTTACGACGCTGGTATCTCATCGTTCACGGTTACCGGTGAGCGAGAGAAGCAGGTTGACTTTGCTACCTACATGAGCTCGGGCGATGCTGGTGTCGTGCCGGTTGGTAACCCAAAGGGCCTAGCTCTGGATACCACGTTGTGTGGCACCAAGGTTGGTGTTCTCAAGGGCAGTACCCAAGAAACAGACTCGGCACCACAGCTCAATGCCGAATGCAAGAAGGCGGGCAAGCCAGAGATCGCTTTCACTGTGATTGCAGCTTCTGATCAAATGCCAATTGCGTTGCAAAGCGGTCGTGTGGAATCTCTAGTAACCGACAGTGCGAATGCCGCGACAATCTCGCAGAACTCAAATGGAAAGTTTGAAGTGCCTGCAGGTCCATTGCTCAACCCAGTGCTGCTGGGTGCATTGAGCGCAAAGGGTAGTGGCGTTGCACAAGCCCTCCAGGCTGCTTTCCAGAAGTTGATCGACAATGGCACTTACCAGCAGTTTGCTGACAAGTACAACCTTTCAACCAGTGTGATTACGACTTCGGAAGTGAATCCAAAGGTTTGA
- a CDS encoding aromatic ring-hydroxylating dioxygenase subunit alpha produces MFVLNAWYVAAWSTEVSREPIRKVICEIPVALYRKLDGTAVALEDRCAHRGYPLSAGRVVEDILECGYHGFQFDCSGACVRIPAQSIIPQRARVRSFPIVEKDGWIWIWTGDAGKADESLVPDTHWMSDPEWATVTHSFHFQCRAELIHDNLLDLTHESFIHLSTVGDDYIYQHGVTVEVEGTMVSVDRLMPRVQAPPLYAKTMSTEGLYDRFHCTKFYLPSFHALHSGITGQGRPREEGFLIKVMNGITPIDAHNSHYYYAFSRNFGIDQEWATEELVDGLATVLIEDKEALEWQEIGLKSRPSNESDVLIAQDEGIAKARRIMGQLLAAEKTISSAK; encoded by the coding sequence ATGTTCGTCCTGAATGCTTGGTATGTCGCTGCCTGGTCAACGGAAGTATCGCGAGAGCCCATTCGCAAGGTCATCTGCGAGATTCCCGTAGCGCTCTATCGCAAACTCGACGGCACCGCAGTCGCGCTTGAAGATCGCTGTGCGCATCGCGGATACCCACTCTCCGCGGGCCGCGTGGTTGAAGACATATTGGAATGCGGGTATCACGGGTTCCAATTTGATTGCTCGGGTGCGTGTGTGCGCATCCCCGCCCAATCGATCATCCCTCAGCGCGCTCGGGTGCGTTCTTTCCCAATAGTTGAGAAGGACGGCTGGATTTGGATTTGGACAGGTGACGCGGGCAAAGCCGACGAGTCACTGGTGCCAGACACTCACTGGATGAGTGACCCCGAATGGGCGACAGTCACGCACAGCTTCCATTTCCAATGCCGCGCAGAGCTCATTCATGACAATCTGCTGGATCTCACCCACGAATCCTTTATTCACCTCTCCACGGTTGGGGATGACTACATCTATCAGCATGGGGTCACCGTTGAGGTTGAAGGCACCATGGTGAGCGTGGATCGTTTGATGCCGAGGGTCCAGGCACCACCGCTCTATGCCAAGACCATGAGCACTGAGGGCCTGTACGACCGATTCCATTGCACGAAGTTCTACCTTCCCAGCTTCCATGCTCTGCATTCAGGAATTACTGGCCAGGGGCGTCCGCGTGAGGAAGGCTTCCTGATCAAGGTAATGAACGGGATCACCCCGATTGATGCCCATAATTCGCATTATTACTACGCATTTTCCCGCAATTTCGGCATCGATCAGGAATGGGCCACCGAAGAACTCGTCGACGGCCTCGCCACGGTGCTGATTGAGGACAAAGAAGCCCTCGAATGGCAAGAAATTGGCCTAAAGTCTCGCCCAAGCAATGAATCAGACGTATTGATTGCCCAGGATGAAGGCATCGCAAAAGCGCGCCGAATCATGGGGCAACTCCTTGCGGCTGAGAAAACGATTAGTTCAGCAAAGTAA
- a CDS encoding DUF3237 domain-containing protein has protein sequence MAAVSPDRPIELEFLFEFLMELASASKPAHDLGPTPSGYRAVGTITGGWVKGPRINARVIEGIDYAIRRPDNALVPDIRVVIETDDGAKILMSYKGVIEPWDEVLKARKGEPYDESKINWKVMITFETSAEKYDWLNRTQAVGRGAVVDGGFHYRAYELV, from the coding sequence ATGGCTGCAGTGTCACCAGATCGTCCGATTGAACTTGAATTCTTGTTCGAGTTCCTCATGGAGCTTGCGTCAGCAAGTAAGCCTGCGCACGATCTGGGACCTACGCCATCGGGCTATCGCGCAGTGGGCACGATAACTGGTGGTTGGGTCAAAGGCCCACGGATTAATGCTCGCGTGATCGAAGGCATTGATTATGCGATCCGTCGTCCCGACAACGCATTGGTGCCCGATATTCGCGTCGTTATCGAAACTGATGACGGTGCCAAGATTTTGATGTCCTACAAGGGTGTTATCGAGCCATGGGATGAAGTACTCAAGGCACGCAAAGGTGAGCCATATGACGAGTCAAAGATCAACTGGAAAGTCATGATTACCTTTGAAACATCTGCTGAAAAATACGACTGGCTGAACCGAACCCAGGCCGTAGGTCGCGGTGCGGTTGTTGATGGTGGTTTCCACTACCGCGCATACGAACTGGTCTAG